Proteins encoded within one genomic window of Gadus chalcogrammus isolate NIFS_2021 chromosome 6, NIFS_Gcha_1.0, whole genome shotgun sequence:
- the fabp10a gene encoding fatty acid-binding protein 10-A, liver basic produces the protein MAFSGAWQVYAQENYEEFLRAMGLTDDIIKIAKDIKPVTEIQQSGNDFVITSKTPGKSITNSFTIGKEAEITTMDGKKIKCTVTMDQGKMVCNTGKFCHVQELKGGEMIETLTMGSTTLVRKSRKM, from the exons ATGGCCTTCAGCGGAGCGTGGCAGGTGTACGCCCAGGAGAACTACGAGGAGTTCCTCAGGGCCATGG GTCTGACCGATGACATCATCAAGATCGCCAAGGACATCAAGCCAGTGACGGAGATCCAGCAGAGTGGGAACGACTTCGTCATTACCTCCAAGACGCCCGGGAAGTCCATCACCAACTCCTTCACCATCGGCAAGGAGGCGGAAATCACCACCATGGACGGCAAGAAGATCAAG TGCACAGTCACCATGGACCAGGGCAAGATGGTCTGCAACACCGGCAAGTTCTGCCACGTGCAAGAgctgaagggaggggagatgatCGAG ACTCTGACCATGGGATCCACCACCCTGGTCCGGAAGAGCAGGAAGATGTGA
- the srsf10a gene encoding serine/arginine-rich splicing factor 10 translates to MARYLRPPNSSLFVRNISDESRPEDLRREFARYGPIVDVYIPLDFYHRRPRGFAYIQFEDVRDAEDALHNLDRKWVCGRQIEIQFAQGDRKTPNQMKTKDSPPRGSSRHDDGDRQGRRRRSRSRSYERRRSPSRGHGDARGHERRPRRSNSPRESRSAGRNRHSPPPDQERYRGPPRDHHRPPQGPGSRSRSASRSPARQRPKARKSPSRSATPLQDFHPSSGGRQKQSSRRSYSRSLSRSRSRSRSWAGREADAR, encoded by the exons ATGGCGAGGTACCTCCGACCCCCCAACAGCTCCCTGTTCGTCAGGAACATCTCGGACGAGTCCAG GCCGGAGGACTTGCGCCGTGAGTTCGCTCGCTATGGCCCGATAGTCGACGTCTACATCCCGCTCGACTTCTACCACCGCCGACCCCGCGGATTCGCCTACATCCA GTTCGAGGACGTCCGCGACGCGGAGGACGCTCTCCACAACCTGGACCGCAAGTGGGTCTGCGGCCGTCAGATCGAGATCCAGTTCGCCCAGGGAGACCGCAAGA cgcCCAACCAGATGAAGACCAAGGACTCTCCCCCCCGGGGGTCCTCGCGCCACGACGACGGCGACCGCCAGGGCCGGAGGAGACGCTCCCGGAGCCGCAGCTACGAGAGACGGCGCTCGCCGAGCCGCGGCCACGGAGACGCCCGCGGCCATGAGCGGCGCCCGCGCAGGTCCAACAGCCCCCGAGA gtctcGCTCCGCTGGCCGCAACAGACACAGCCCGCCCCCTGACCAGGAGAG gtaCAGAGGCCCCCCCCGGGACCACCACagacccccccagggccccgggTCCCGGAGCCGCTCTGCTTCCCGCTCCCCCGCCAGACAGCGGCCCAAGGCCCGCAAGAGTCCGTCCCGCTCGGCCACCCCGCTGCAGGACTTCCACCCCTCCTCCGGGGGGCGCCAGAAGCAGAGCTCCCGGCGCTCCTACTCCCGCTCCCTGTCTCGCTCCCGCTCGCGCTCCCGGTCCTGGGCGGGGCGCGAGGCAGACGCCCGCTGA